Proteins encoded by one window of Geobacter sp. DSM 9736:
- a CDS encoding PD-(D/E)XK nuclease family protein produces the protein MERLPPDCASAIIARTMLDLTQPNSRRTLLIVPSQAAAERCTREALATHTILCGPAALTLRGLCDSINRVSGACGIMLSGIGMKMLLEDLVRRRYSVPEEGPGRPGHSPGFIDALASAISELKQANFTAADLVTHLPRLPRTERMTYLASLYGQYERTLAERGLIDAHDGEIMALRHLRDGGTLPGLFTDLDSIVVDGIYDLTAGQLSLLAELSRRLPVELRLPYSPEREGVYACAARTADAVESLDNSDLNLALTFEEPHGRFVTPLLAAVHDDMPALETEAPGLIAAPGPYRECEEIGRRIRRLMEGGADPSGIAVCFRTLEMYEEMMEDVCRRFSIPVSYRRGAPLATAALVRAALSPLVALKSDISREELAGLCGSSYLSFQEEPRAGEVEQVLSGSGYINDSLGTAEEKIGRLIARFKTKGKDSSREERVRRMLVPLLTDIRAFRGSRTVADFTLLLERFIKKYHIFERGISSTDRRILKRDASAIALLQQLLKDVARDAAVVGTADRAVTSGEYLELLREGMEGVCLSGERSSGVSILNFRDARGLSFPHLFVGGLNEGVCPAPHQGHALLKDSDKLLLRRLAGTRWLRTAREKGEEEPLLFWLAVSCATESLTFSYCYADSRGNQLLPSPYLEEILDKIQLREERSSVTNLTPEPEECMEPEELLNSLALRRLLEPSRLPAEMLPAAARINANAEVEAERELFFSASDRRTRDFTAGPRTGRLAGPAAVEELASYYSSPEGRCFTPTSLEEYATCPFRYFMRRLLRVDVQEKPDIELETRDVGSLAHLVLKEFFLRMQREERLPLRDLQEALRILHEVASGAFRWWEENRHTGESLLWEMEKESLLPLLERLVELEVATESPFIPYAFEHKIDPPLQVADETGESILLCGQIDRIDIDKSRQCVKVVDYKVSGNGDKFRTLLKKSSLGDTSFQIPVYLLAAAQLLETEGVGKPSDFAACYWLLRKSAVLEKKFRGDEKEDFTGFLDTDPGIRRTLGTDNFLNRLCAIVRRIRGGDFQVTPAECGYCDFSSVCRYVPVNLKDDQGVSTGSNA, from the coding sequence ATGGAACGATTGCCACCCGATTGCGCGTCGGCTATAATCGCACGCACCATGCTTGATCTTACCCAGCCCAACAGCCGACGGACGCTCCTCATAGTCCCCTCACAGGCAGCAGCCGAGCGTTGCACCAGGGAAGCTCTCGCCACCCATACCATCCTGTGCGGACCGGCTGCGCTGACCCTCAGAGGACTGTGCGATTCTATAAACCGCGTATCCGGCGCTTGCGGCATAATGCTCTCCGGCATCGGAATGAAGATGCTTCTGGAGGATTTGGTCCGCCGCCGATATTCGGTGCCAGAAGAAGGCCCTGGCCGTCCGGGGCACTCTCCCGGCTTCATCGACGCACTGGCCTCGGCGATCAGTGAACTGAAGCAGGCCAACTTCACGGCAGCCGACCTCGTGACCCACCTCCCCCGGTTGCCCCGCACTGAACGGATGACGTATCTGGCTTCGCTCTACGGCCAGTACGAGCGCACCCTGGCGGAACGGGGCCTGATCGACGCCCACGACGGAGAAATCATGGCGCTCCGTCACCTTAGAGACGGAGGCACGCTCCCCGGCCTTTTCACCGATCTCGACTCCATAGTGGTAGATGGCATTTACGACCTTACCGCCGGGCAGCTTTCACTCCTGGCGGAGCTCTCACGACGGCTTCCCGTAGAACTGCGCCTCCCCTACAGCCCGGAGCGGGAAGGAGTGTACGCCTGCGCGGCTCGAACCGCTGACGCCGTAGAATCCCTGGACAACAGCGACCTCAACCTTGCACTTACCTTCGAGGAACCGCATGGCAGGTTCGTCACACCCCTTCTTGCTGCTGTACATGATGACATGCCTGCGCTTGAGACCGAGGCCCCCGGACTGATCGCCGCTCCCGGGCCGTACCGGGAATGTGAGGAGATCGGTCGCCGGATACGGCGGCTCATGGAAGGGGGCGCCGATCCCTCCGGCATAGCTGTCTGCTTCAGGACCCTCGAAATGTACGAAGAGATGATGGAAGACGTATGCCGACGCTTCTCCATACCCGTCTCCTACCGCAGAGGAGCACCGCTGGCTACGGCGGCACTTGTGCGGGCCGCCCTCTCCCCCCTTGTCGCCCTCAAATCCGATATCTCCCGGGAGGAGCTGGCAGGTCTGTGCGGCTCCTCCTACCTTTCATTCCAGGAAGAGCCTCGCGCCGGAGAGGTGGAGCAGGTTCTCAGCGGCTCAGGATACATCAACGACAGCCTGGGGACTGCTGAAGAAAAAATCGGACGTCTAATCGCCAGGTTTAAAACCAAGGGAAAAGACTCGTCCCGCGAGGAACGGGTGCGACGCATGCTCGTTCCCCTGCTGACCGACATCCGCGCGTTCAGGGGAAGCAGGACCGTAGCGGATTTCACCCTCCTCCTCGAAAGATTCATAAAAAAATACCATATCTTCGAGAGGGGAATCAGCAGCACCGACCGGCGTATCCTGAAGAGGGACGCGTCAGCCATCGCGCTGCTGCAGCAGCTCCTGAAGGATGTGGCACGTGACGCTGCCGTAGTCGGCACCGCTGACAGGGCCGTCACTTCAGGAGAATACCTGGAGCTGCTCCGAGAGGGAATGGAGGGGGTGTGCCTGAGCGGCGAACGCTCTTCCGGAGTTTCCATCCTGAACTTTCGCGATGCACGGGGTCTCTCCTTTCCGCACCTCTTTGTCGGAGGGCTCAACGAAGGAGTATGCCCTGCGCCTCACCAGGGGCATGCTCTGCTGAAGGACAGCGACAAGCTTCTCCTCCGGCGCCTTGCCGGCACGAGGTGGCTGCGAACCGCCAGGGAAAAAGGTGAGGAAGAGCCGCTTCTTTTCTGGCTTGCCGTTTCCTGTGCGACGGAATCCCTGACTTTTTCCTACTGTTACGCCGACAGCCGTGGCAACCAGCTTCTTCCCTCCCCCTACCTGGAAGAGATCCTGGATAAGATCCAGCTCCGCGAAGAGCGAAGTTCCGTCACAAACCTGACCCCCGAGCCCGAGGAGTGCATGGAGCCGGAAGAACTCCTGAACTCTCTGGCGCTCAGGCGGCTGCTGGAGCCGTCCCGGCTCCCGGCGGAAATGCTCCCGGCCGCGGCACGAATTAACGCAAATGCCGAAGTCGAAGCGGAACGGGAACTCTTCTTCTCCGCCTCTGATCGCCGGACGCGTGACTTTACCGCCGGGCCCCGCACTGGAAGGCTTGCCGGCCCTGCGGCGGTGGAGGAGCTGGCTTCATATTACAGCTCCCCCGAAGGCCGCTGCTTCACTCCGACATCCTTGGAGGAGTACGCAACGTGCCCATTCCGCTACTTCATGCGCAGGCTCCTCCGGGTTGACGTGCAGGAAAAGCCGGACATCGAACTGGAAACGCGGGACGTAGGCTCATTGGCTCACCTGGTGCTTAAGGAGTTCTTCCTGCGGATGCAGCGCGAGGAACGCCTCCCTCTCCGCGACCTTCAAGAAGCACTCCGGATCTTGCACGAAGTGGCTTCTGGCGCCTTCAGGTGGTGGGAGGAAAACAGGCATACCGGGGAATCTCTCCTGTGGGAAATGGAGAAGGAGTCTCTTCTGCCACTCCTCGAACGGCTTGTAGAACTGGAGGTCGCTACAGAGTCCCCCTTCATCCCTTACGCCTTTGAACACAAAATAGACCCGCCCCTTCAAGTCGCCGACGAAACGGGCGAATCGATCCTTCTCTGCGGACAGATCGACCGGATCGACATTGATAAATCGCGACAATGCGTCAAGGTGGTAGACTATAAGGTGAGCGGCAATGGAGACAAGTTCAGGACTCTCCTGAAGAAAAGCAGTCTCGGAGATACTTCTTTCCAGATACCGGTATACCTGCTGGCCGCTGCTCAACTTCTGGAAACGGAAGGGGTGGGAAAGCCGTCGGATTTTGCGGCATGCTACTGGCTGCTGCGCAAATCGGCCGTCCTGGAAAAGAAGTTTAGAGGAGACGAAAAGGAAGATTTCACAGGGTTTTTAGATACCGATCCCGGGATTAGGAGAACCCTCGGAACGGATAATTTCCTCAACCGGCTGTGCGCCATCGTACGCAGGATCAGGGGGGGGGACTTCCAGGTCACCCCCGCGGAATGCGGGTACTGCGACTTCAGCAGCGTCTGCCGCTATGTTCCGGTGAACCTGAAGGATGATCAGGGGGTATCCACGGGTAGCAATGCATAA
- a CDS encoding complex I NDUFA9 subunit family protein, with translation MKVLLSGGTGFVGGYVRRALLAKGHSVRVLVHRHATGIGDGIEQVTGDVMRPQTLEAAAAGCDAVINLVGIIREFPARGVTFEALHVRATEHMVQSALKAGASRYIQMSALGTRPEAVSAYHRTKFRAEEIVRDSGLDYTIFRPSVIFGAGDDFINKLAGFVKALPAVPVIGSGSYRLQPIHAEDVARCFALSLEMPETRGATYSLCGPDRVTYNELLDLIGRILGKPRIAKLRNPLFLMKLVVPLFQRFPVFPLTTDQITMLLEESICDGGWRKIFPFSPIPLEEGIRSYLSR, from the coding sequence ATGAAGGTGCTTCTGAGTGGCGGTACCGGTTTTGTCGGAGGCTATGTGCGCAGGGCGCTTCTGGCGAAGGGGCATAGTGTCAGGGTTCTGGTGCACCGGCATGCGACGGGGATCGGGGATGGGATAGAGCAGGTGACGGGAGATGTTATGCGTCCGCAAACGTTGGAGGCGGCCGCAGCAGGGTGCGATGCCGTTATCAATCTCGTCGGAATAATACGTGAATTTCCGGCACGCGGAGTGACCTTCGAGGCGCTGCATGTGCGGGCGACCGAGCACATGGTCCAAAGTGCATTGAAAGCCGGAGCGAGCCGCTACATCCAGATGTCGGCCCTTGGGACACGGCCAGAGGCCGTTTCCGCCTACCACCGAACCAAATTCAGGGCGGAAGAGATCGTGCGGGATTCCGGCCTCGATTACACGATATTCCGTCCATCTGTCATCTTCGGAGCCGGTGATGACTTCATCAACAAGCTGGCAGGCTTTGTTAAGGCACTTCCCGCAGTCCCTGTAATCGGAAGCGGAAGCTACAGGCTTCAGCCCATCCACGCAGAAGATGTGGCGCGCTGTTTCGCACTGTCCCTTGAGATGCCGGAGACGAGAGGAGCCACCTATTCCCTTTGCGGTCCGGATCGTGTCACCTACAACGAGCTTCTCGACCTGATCGGACGGATTCTCGGGAAGCCGCGGATTGCGAAGCTGCGGAACCCTCTTTTCCTCATGAAGCTGGTTGTTCCTCTTTTCCAGAGGTTTCCTGTTTTCCCTCTCACCACCGACCAGATAACAATGCTGCTTGAAGAGAGCATTTGCGACGGCGGCTGGAGGAAGATCTTTCCATTTTCTCCCATCCCCCTCGAGGAAGGAATTCGAAGCTATCTCTCCAGATGA